A window of the Sphingobium sp. CAP-1 genome harbors these coding sequences:
- a CDS encoding spinster family MFS transporter yields MTDRTTSPAYRGVVLAMLLLVYTFNFLDRQILGILAGPIKAELGLTDSQLGALGGIAFALLYSTLAIPLALLADRTSRTWVITVSLAIWSGFTALCGMAGNFTQMFLFRIGVGVGEAGGVAPSYAVISDYFPAHQRARALSIYSLGIPLGSAGGVLLGGYIAQTVEWRTAFITVGVMGILIAPLFRLVVREPARPRQTGDAVPVSAVFGILAAKRSFWMLALGAACSSMCGYGVAFWLPSLLMRSFGLDLIGAGQFLGGLLLIGGVAGVLLGGFLGDAMGGRDKAFYAWVPAVSYVVGMPLFVVGVLSSSVTFAFALFLIPQALVYVWLGPVLTAVQHLVPPQMRASASATFLLINNLVGLGLGSWAVGSLSDALTPAYGTEALRYAIVAALGFYLLAGLFMALAGKALRKDWVAA; encoded by the coding sequence ATGACCGACCGAACCACCTCCCCCGCTTACCGTGGCGTCGTGCTGGCGATGCTGCTCTTGGTCTACACCTTCAATTTCCTCGACCGGCAGATACTGGGCATCCTGGCCGGGCCGATCAAGGCGGAACTGGGGCTGACCGATAGCCAGCTCGGCGCGCTGGGCGGCATCGCCTTTGCGCTGCTCTATTCAACGCTGGCGATCCCGCTGGCGCTGCTGGCCGACCGGACCAGCCGCACCTGGGTCATCACCGTCAGCCTCGCCATCTGGAGCGGCTTCACCGCCCTGTGCGGGATGGCGGGCAATTTCACCCAGATGTTCCTCTTCCGCATCGGCGTGGGCGTGGGCGAGGCGGGCGGGGTCGCGCCCTCCTATGCGGTGATTTCCGACTATTTCCCGGCGCATCAGCGGGCGCGGGCGCTGTCCATCTATTCGCTCGGCATCCCGCTGGGGTCGGCGGGCGGCGTGTTGCTGGGCGGCTATATCGCGCAGACGGTGGAATGGCGGACGGCTTTCATCACGGTGGGGGTTATGGGCATCCTGATCGCGCCGCTGTTCCGGCTGGTGGTGCGTGAGCCGGCGCGGCCCAGGCAGACGGGGGACGCCGTGCCGGTCAGCGCGGTGTTCGGCATCCTGGCGGCCAAGCGCAGCTTCTGGATGCTGGCGCTGGGCGCGGCGTGCAGTTCGATGTGCGGTTACGGCGTCGCCTTCTGGCTGCCCAGCCTGCTGATGCGCAGCTTTGGCCTGGACCTGATCGGCGCGGGCCAGTTTCTGGGCGGGCTGCTGCTGATCGGCGGGGTGGCGGGCGTGCTGCTGGGCGGATTTCTGGGCGATGCGATGGGCGGCCGGGACAAGGCGTTCTACGCCTGGGTGCCGGCGGTCAGCTATGTCGTGGGGATGCCGCTGTTCGTGGTGGGGGTGCTGTCGAGCAGCGTGACCTTCGCCTTCGCCCTGTTCCTGATCCCGCAGGCGCTTGTCTATGTCTGGCTCGGCCCGGTGCTGACCGCCGTGCAGCATCTGGTGCCGCCGCAGATGCGGGCGAGCGCGTCGGCCACCTTCCTCCTCATCAACAATCTGGTCGGGCTGGGGCTGGGAAGCTGGGCGGTGGGCAGCCTGTCGGACGCACTGACGCCCGCTTATGGGACGGAGGCGCTGCGTTATGCGATCGTCGCCGCATTGGGCTTCTACCTGCTCGCCGGACTGTTCATGGCGCTGGCGGGCAAGGCATTGCGCAAGGATTGGGTCGCGGCGTGA
- a CDS encoding peptide chain release factor 3 → MTIPSRRTFAIISHPDAGKTTLTEKLLLEGGAIHLAGEVKARGANRRARSDWMKIEQQRGISVTSSVMTFERTRDGETITFNLLDTPGHEDFSEDTYRTLTAVDSAVMVIDAAKGIEPQTRKLFEVCRLRNVPIITFVNKVDREGRETFGLLDEVADQLQLDVCPMSWPAGMGGEFEGIYDFATNRLMQPTGPSKEFDGTRHQFTGLDDPKLADHLSPHALEKLREDAELAQGGYAHFDLARYRHGDLTPVYFGSALKLFGVTELIDALSAHAPPPRAQPAEPAAVEPEQNEVTGFIFKVQANMDPMHRDRIAFMRLVSGKFRRGMKLTPSGSGKPLAVHSPILFFAQDRELADEAFPGDIIGIPNHGALRVGDTLSEKPGLRFTGLPNFAPEILRRVQLKDPTKTKQLRKALDDLSEEGVIQVFYPEIGSNWIVGVVGQLQLEVLISRLEAEYKVAAGLEPSPFDTARWISGDDGAIKDLVSYNGANMARDRDGNLVFMARSAWDIGYQQERHPKVTFSATRER, encoded by the coding sequence ATGACCATCCCATCCCGCCGCACCTTCGCGATCATTTCCCACCCGGACGCCGGCAAGACCACGCTGACCGAAAAACTGTTGCTGGAAGGCGGCGCGATCCACCTCGCCGGCGAAGTGAAGGCGCGCGGCGCCAACCGCCGCGCCCGCTCCGACTGGATGAAGATCGAGCAGCAGCGCGGCATTTCCGTCACCAGTTCGGTCATGACCTTCGAGCGGACGCGCGACGGCGAGACGATCACCTTCAACCTGCTCGACACGCCGGGGCATGAGGATTTCAGCGAGGACACCTATCGCACGCTGACCGCCGTGGACTCCGCCGTCATGGTGATCGACGCGGCCAAGGGGATCGAGCCGCAGACCCGCAAGCTGTTCGAGGTCTGCCGCCTGCGCAACGTCCCCATCATCACCTTCGTCAACAAGGTCGATCGCGAGGGGCGCGAGACATTCGGCCTGCTGGACGAAGTCGCCGACCAGTTGCAGCTCGATGTCTGCCCGATGAGCTGGCCCGCCGGCATGGGCGGCGAGTTTGAGGGCATTTACGACTTCGCCACCAACCGGCTGATGCAACCGACCGGCCCGTCCAAGGAATTTGACGGCACCCGGCACCAGTTCACCGGCCTCGACGATCCGAAACTGGCCGATCATCTCTCGCCCCATGCGCTGGAAAAGCTGCGCGAGGACGCCGAACTGGCTCAGGGCGGCTATGCCCATTTCGACCTTGCCCGCTATCGCCATGGCGACCTCACCCCGGTCTATTTCGGCTCGGCGCTCAAACTGTTCGGCGTCACCGAACTGATCGACGCCCTGTCCGCCCACGCCCCGCCGCCGCGCGCCCAGCCGGCCGAACCGGCGGCGGTCGAACCGGAACAGAATGAAGTCACCGGCTTCATCTTCAAGGTGCAGGCCAATATGGACCCGATGCACCGCGACCGCATCGCCTTCATGCGGCTGGTGTCGGGCAAGTTCCGCCGCGGCATGAAGCTGACGCCATCAGGCAGCGGCAAGCCGCTTGCGGTCCATTCGCCGATCCTCTTCTTCGCGCAGGATCGTGAACTGGCGGACGAAGCCTTCCCCGGCGACATCATCGGCATCCCCAATCATGGCGCGCTGCGCGTGGGCGATACGCTCAGCGAGAAACCCGGCCTGCGCTTCACCGGCCTGCCCAATTTCGCGCCCGAAATATTGCGCCGCGTCCAGCTCAAAGACCCGACCAAGACCAAGCAGCTCCGCAAGGCGCTGGACGACCTGTCCGAAGAAGGCGTGATCCAGGTTTTCTACCCCGAAATCGGCAGCAACTGGATCGTCGGCGTCGTCGGCCAGCTTCAGTTGGAAGTGCTGATCTCGCGCCTTGAGGCCGAATATAAGGTCGCGGCGGGCCTCGAACCCTCGCCCTTCGACACCGCCCGCTGGATCAGCGGCGACGATGGCGCGATCAAGGATCTCGTCTCCTACAACGGCGCCAACATGGCTCGCGACCGCGACGGCAATCTCGTATTCATGGCCCGCAGCGCCTGGGACATCGGCTATCAGCAGGAACGCCACCCCAAGGTGACGTTCAGCGCGACCAGGGAACGGTGA
- a CDS encoding aldose 1-epimerase family protein codes for MSPPDIHRFSIASPALSASIDPLGAELWSLADAQGRALMTDADPRWWTGHAPLLFPFVGRSRGDAYRLDGRDYPMPQHGFARRKPFALVEQDDARLLLRLEADEETRAAYPFDFRLDMDFAIDGATLRMAATVTNRGEAAMPFAFGYHPAFAWPLPYGGAVEDHRVIFAQAEPAPIRKVGAEPGLIARETFPSPVEGDTLAPSHAMFAGDALIWDDLASRSLLWGVPGQPRLKIDFPDTPWLGLWQKPGAHYLCVEPWAGMADPVGFTGDIWDKPGIMTLLPGDSRSFRMDVGLVDV; via the coding sequence TTGTCACCGCCAGACATCCACCGCTTTTCCATCGCCTCTCCCGCTCTGTCCGCCAGCATCGACCCGCTCGGCGCGGAACTCTGGTCGCTGGCCGACGCGCAGGGCCGCGCGCTGATGACAGACGCCGATCCGCGCTGGTGGACCGGCCACGCGCCGTTGCTCTTTCCCTTTGTCGGCCGGTCGCGCGGCGACGCCTATCGGCTGGACGGGCGCGACTATCCGATGCCGCAACATGGCTTCGCCCGGCGCAAGCCCTTCGCGCTGGTCGAGCAGGACGACGCCCGCCTGCTGCTGCGGCTGGAGGCGGATGAGGAAACGCGCGCTGCCTATCCGTTCGACTTCCGCCTCGACATGGACTTTGCGATCGACGGCGCAACGCTGCGCATGGCCGCCACGGTCACCAATCGGGGCGAGGCGGCCATGCCCTTCGCCTTCGGCTATCACCCCGCCTTCGCCTGGCCTTTGCCCTATGGCGGTGCGGTGGAGGATCATCGCGTCATTTTCGCGCAAGCCGAACCCGCCCCGATCCGCAAGGTCGGGGCCGAACCCGGCCTGATCGCCCGCGAAACCTTTCCTTCGCCAGTAGAAGGCGACACGCTCGCCCCCAGCCATGCGATGTTCGCGGGCGACGCGCTGATCTGGGACGATCTCGCCAGCCGCTCGCTGCTCTGGGGCGTTCCGGGTCAGCCGCGCCTGAAAATCGACTTCCCCGACACACCCTGGCTTGGCCTGTGGCAGAAGCCGGGCGCCCATTATCTCTGCGTCGAACCCTGGGCCGGCATGGCCGATCCGGTCGGCTTTACCGGCGACATCTGGGACAAGCCGGGCATCATGACGCTGCTGCCGGGCGACTCGCGCAGCTTCCGCATGGACGTTGGCCTCGTGGACGTGTAA
- a CDS encoding SufE family protein, whose amino-acid sequence MTDLPNLADLQDEYAFLDADDRYRLLIDLGRGLEAMPDALKTDATLVRGCSAAVWVYPTVLEDGRLHFLADSNAAITKGIIALVLLTVQDRSPAEIGATDIEGTLAPFDLKNQLSSNRTQGIPNMIALIRDTAGRYTG is encoded by the coding sequence ATGACCGACCTGCCCAACCTCGCCGATCTTCAGGACGAATATGCATTTCTCGACGCGGACGATCGCTATCGGCTGCTGATTGATCTGGGCCGCGGGCTGGAGGCGATGCCCGACGCGCTCAAGACCGACGCGACGCTGGTGCGGGGCTGTTCGGCGGCGGTGTGGGTCTATCCCACGGTGCTGGAGGATGGCCGGCTGCATTTCCTGGCCGACAGCAATGCCGCGATCACCAAGGGGATCATCGCTTTGGTGCTGCTGACGGTGCAGGATCGCAGCCCGGCGGAAATCGGCGCGACCGATATCGAGGGCACGCTCGCGCCGTTCGACCTGAAGAACCAGCTCAGTTCCAACCGGACGCAGGGCATTCCCAACATGATCGCGCTGATCCGCGACACGGCGGGCCGTTATACGGGGTGA
- the ggt gene encoding gamma-glutamyltransferase, with amino-acid sequence MISRLSGLLAAAALITFTPLPAIARDPVSTNATVSAADPRAAQAGQDILRQGGSATDAAIAMMLTLGVVEPHNSGIGGGGFLLHHDGATGLLESIDGRETAPAAARPDRFLGPDGKPLSFRDAWPGGYSAGVPGNLRMAWDAHRKWGKLPWADLFQPAIRYAQNGFQLGERTATALRATQSVWADFPEIQKLFWVNGAPPPVGTTLTNPPLAALYRRIAAEGPDAFYTGDNAKALSAAVTNAPKNPVPMTEADIAGYKAQPRKPVCGPYRAYTVCGMGPASAGGVTVLEILGMVERFPLAQWGKDDPRSWHVIGEAMQLAYADRDTWLGDPDFLSVPVSGMIDPAYLKQRSSLIRLNKALTAYQPGTPPGAQPRTAALPQPESGTSHFVAVDRQGDIAAWTSTIESFFGSQLIANGVILNNELTDFSFTPEKDGKPVANRVEPGKRPLSSMSPTIVYDAHGTPIFTVGAAGGKTIIMQVAKALIAHFDWGLSAQESIAHGLIFFNGDGLVLEQGTSLEAMKPALEKLGHRISVNRMGLKANAAERLPDGHWQGAADPRSPGVSLQE; translated from the coding sequence ATGATCTCCCGCCTGTCTGGCCTGCTGGCCGCCGCCGCCCTCATCACCTTTACGCCGCTGCCCGCCATCGCGCGCGATCCGGTGTCGACCAACGCCACCGTCTCCGCCGCCGATCCGCGCGCGGCGCAGGCGGGGCAGGACATATTGCGCCAGGGCGGCAGCGCCACCGACGCGGCGATCGCGATGATGCTGACGCTGGGGGTGGTCGAACCGCATAATAGCGGCATCGGCGGCGGCGGCTTCCTGCTGCATCATGACGGCGCGACCGGCCTGCTGGAGTCGATCGACGGCCGCGAAACCGCCCCCGCCGCCGCCCGGCCCGACCGCTTCCTCGGCCCGGACGGCAAGCCGCTGTCCTTCCGCGACGCCTGGCCGGGTGGCTATTCGGCCGGCGTGCCGGGCAATCTGCGCATGGCATGGGACGCGCACCGGAAATGGGGCAAGCTGCCCTGGGCCGACCTGTTCCAGCCCGCCATCCGCTATGCGCAAAATGGCTTCCAGCTTGGCGAGCGCACTGCCACCGCGTTGCGCGCGACCCAGAGCGTCTGGGCCGACTTCCCGGAAATCCAGAAGCTCTTCTGGGTAAACGGCGCTCCGCCGCCGGTCGGCACCACGCTCACCAACCCGCCGCTCGCCGCCCTTTACAGGCGGATCGCGGCGGAGGGGCCGGACGCCTTCTACACCGGCGACAACGCAAAGGCGCTGAGCGCCGCCGTCACCAACGCGCCGAAAAATCCGGTGCCGATGACGGAGGCCGACATCGCCGGATACAAGGCGCAACCGCGCAAGCCGGTCTGCGGCCCGTACCGCGCCTATACCGTCTGCGGCATGGGGCCGGCCTCGGCCGGCGGCGTCACCGTGCTGGAGATACTCGGCATGGTCGAACGCTTCCCGCTGGCGCAATGGGGCAAGGATGATCCGCGTAGCTGGCATGTCATCGGCGAAGCGATGCAACTCGCCTATGCCGATCGCGACACCTGGCTGGGCGATCCCGATTTCCTGTCGGTCCCGGTCAGCGGCATGATCGACCCCGCTTACCTCAAGCAGCGCTCATCCCTCATCCGCCTCAACAAGGCGCTCACCGCCTATCAGCCCGGCACCCCGCCCGGCGCGCAGCCGCGCACCGCCGCCCTGCCCCAGCCCGAAAGCGGCACCAGCCATTTCGTCGCGGTGGACCGCCAAGGCGACATCGCCGCCTGGACCTCCACGATCGAGAGCTTCTTCGGCAGCCAGTTGATCGCCAACGGCGTGATCCTGAACAATGAACTGACCGATTTCAGCTTCACCCCCGAAAAGGACGGCAAGCCGGTCGCCAACCGGGTGGAGCCGGGCAAGCGCCCGCTCTCCTCCATGTCGCCCACCATCGTCTATGATGCGCATGGCACGCCGATCTTCACCGTCGGCGCGGCGGGCGGCAAGACCATCATCATGCAGGTCGCCAAGGCGCTGATCGCTCATTTCGACTGGGGTTTGTCGGCGCAGGAGTCGATCGCCCATGGCCTGATCTTCTTCAACGGCGACGGGCTGGTGCTGGAACAGGGGACATCGCTGGAAGCGATGAAGCCGGCGCTGGAAAAGCTCGGCCACCGCATCAGCGTCAACCGCATGGGCCTTAAGGCCAACGCCGCAGAACGCCTGCCCGACGGCCACTGGCAGGGCGCCGCCGACCCGCGCAGTCCGGGCGTGTCGTTGCAGGAATAG
- a CDS encoding quinone-dependent dihydroorotate dehydrogenase codes for MFYRLLRPLLFALDAERAHNLSIAALRMMPTPAPLDPDPMLQSEVAGIRFPNPVGLAAGYDKDGRVAHKMHGLGFGFAELGTLTPLAQPGNPQPRLFRLAEDRAVINRFGFNNGGQGAAADRIARYRRPVGEGPVIGVNIGANKDATAAGRGVADYATGVTCMAPLADYLTVNISSPNTPGLRALQDRAALDELLSAVMVARGSDTTPIFLKVAPDLEPADVEDIAMACLDHQVDALIVSNTTTTRPALRSPHAREAGGLSGAPLTDLSHQRIKDFRRLLGARVPLIGVGGIANADQAYARIRAGAALIQLYSALVYEGPYLAKRINAGLKQLMTRDGVKTIGDLVGVDA; via the coding sequence ATGTTCTATCGCCTGCTTCGCCCGCTGCTTTTCGCCCTCGATGCCGAGCGCGCCCATAATCTGTCGATCGCCGCGCTGCGGATGATGCCCACTCCCGCACCGCTCGATCCCGATCCCATGCTGCAAAGCGAAGTGGCCGGCATCCGCTTCCCCAACCCGGTCGGGCTGGCGGCCGGCTATGACAAGGATGGCCGCGTCGCGCACAAGATGCATGGCCTCGGCTTCGGCTTTGCCGAACTCGGCACGCTGACCCCGCTGGCGCAGCCGGGCAATCCGCAACCGCGCCTGTTCCGCCTGGCGGAGGACCGCGCCGTCATCAACCGCTTCGGCTTCAACAATGGCGGGCAGGGCGCGGCGGCGGACCGCATCGCCCGCTATCGCCGCCCGGTGGGCGAAGGACCGGTCATCGGCGTCAATATCGGCGCGAACAAGGACGCGACCGCAGCAGGACGCGGCGTTGCTGACTATGCCACCGGCGTCACCTGCATGGCGCCGCTGGCCGATTATCTGACGGTCAACATCTCCTCGCCCAACACGCCGGGCCTGCGCGCGTTGCAGGACCGCGCGGCGCTGGACGAACTGCTGTCGGCGGTGATGGTCGCGCGCGGCAGTGACACCACGCCGATCTTCCTCAAGGTCGCGCCCGACCTCGAACCCGCCGATGTCGAGGATATCGCCATGGCCTGCCTCGATCATCAGGTCGACGCGCTGATCGTGTCCAACACCACCACCACCCGCCCGGCGCTGCGATCCCCCCATGCCCGCGAAGCGGGTGGCCTTTCCGGCGCGCCGCTGACCGATCTGTCGCACCAGCGGATCAAGGATTTCCGTCGCCTGCTTGGGGCGCGGGTGCCGCTGATCGGCGTCGGCGGCATCGCCAATGCCGATCAGGCCTATGCCCGCATCCGCGCCGGCGCCGCGCTGATTCAGCTCTACAGCGCGCTGGTTTATGAAGGGCCGTATCTGGCGAAGCGGATCAACGCCGGACTGAAGCAATTGATGACCCGCGACGGCGTCAAGACCATCGGCGATCTGGTCGGCGTCGACGCCTGA
- a CDS encoding helix-turn-helix domain-containing protein, whose protein sequence is MGSHNVERVGAVALPDERGPLSYTVAAAQGPVRLRYFAPPAPLRAYFGSLYFFTVSAEKYADATRADVPQLRLMLDGGGDYHFQDGTVMATPDVCLLGPTMGATRFQLDRPSRVLGISLLPAGWVALHGDDASLFADRLCDLAAARGPVYTALLERLRGLGDDADAMAALCWAELGKLVRPLRPAIWELLAAIDAWLMDEGSPRIEVLAETTGLSPRQLARIANKYYGAPPKLLARKYRALRCSARIALDGESWQQLCDEGGFYDQSHFIREIKHFIGLTPHQLQTEPSAVAQLTLLRRSLGGDVAVLNRLS, encoded by the coding sequence ATGGGGTCGCATAACGTCGAAAGGGTTGGCGCGGTCGCGTTGCCTGATGAGCGTGGACCGCTGTCCTATACGGTGGCGGCGGCGCAGGGGCCGGTTCGGCTGCGCTATTTCGCACCGCCAGCCCCTTTGCGCGCCTATTTCGGATCGCTCTATTTCTTTACCGTTTCGGCGGAAAAATATGCGGATGCGACGCGGGCCGATGTGCCGCAACTGCGGTTGATGCTGGACGGCGGCGGCGACTATCATTTTCAGGATGGGACGGTGATGGCGACGCCCGATGTCTGCCTGTTGGGGCCGACCATGGGTGCGACCCGCTTTCAGCTCGACCGGCCATCGCGTGTGCTGGGCATATCGTTGTTGCCGGCGGGCTGGGTGGCGTTGCATGGCGACGATGCCAGCCTGTTTGCCGACCGGCTGTGCGATCTGGCCGCCGCGCGTGGCCCGGTCTATACCGCGCTGCTGGAGCGGTTGCGCGGTCTGGGCGATGATGCAGATGCGATGGCGGCGCTGTGCTGGGCCGAACTGGGCAAGCTGGTGCGGCCGCTGCGCCCGGCGATCTGGGAATTGCTGGCGGCGATCGACGCCTGGCTGATGGATGAGGGGTCGCCGCGGATCGAGGTTCTGGCGGAGACGACGGGCCTGTCGCCGCGTCAGCTCGCGCGGATCGCCAACAAATATTATGGCGCGCCGCCCAAGCTGCTGGCGCGCAAATATCGTGCGCTGCGCTGTTCGGCGCGGATCGCGCTGGATGGCGAAAGCTGGCAGCAATTATGCGACGAGGGCGGCTTTTACGATCAGTCGCATTTCATCCGCGAGATCAAGCATTTCATCGGCCTGACCCCGCACCAGTTGCAGACCGAGCCATCGGCGGTGGCGCAACTGACCCTGCTCCGCCGCTCGCTGGGTGGCGATGTGGCGGTGCTGAACCGGCTGAGCTAA
- a CDS encoding RrF2 family transcriptional regulator, producing the protein MRLSSFADYAVVLMSAAARHCGAARMNATTLSAETGIPLPTAQKLVSRLSAAGLLESSRGTGGGVRLSRPPAAITLADVVEAVEGPIAMTACSEQGAHDCNLESDCRIRPHMNVANNAIREALAGVTIASLTREMA; encoded by the coding sequence ATGAGACTGTCGAGCTTCGCTGACTATGCGGTCGTGCTGATGAGCGCCGCCGCGCGCCATTGTGGCGCCGCCCGCATGAACGCGACGACGCTGAGCGCTGAAACGGGCATTCCGCTGCCCACCGCGCAGAAGCTGGTGAGCCGGCTGTCGGCTGCGGGCCTGCTCGAATCGAGTCGGGGCACCGGTGGCGGCGTGCGGCTGTCGCGCCCGCCGGCCGCGATCACCCTGGCCGATGTGGTGGAGGCGGTGGAAGGGCCGATCGCCATGACCGCGTGCAGCGAACAGGGCGCGCATGACTGCAATCTGGAAAGCGATTGCCGCATCCGCCCGCATATGAATGTTGCGAATAATGCGATCCGCGAGGCGCTTGCGGGCGTCACCATCGCAAGTCTTACACGAGAAATGGCATGA
- the sufB gene encoding Fe-S cluster assembly protein SufB produces MTEEATTVRNAQAQEAADRASTYEHGWSSAIEQDFAPKGLNEDTVRFISAKKKEPQWLLDWRLKAFAMWQTMEAPDWAKLNVPPIDYQDAYYYAEPKKKVELDSLDQVDPEILATYQKLGIPIAEQEMLAGVKGSRKVAVDAVFDSVSVATTFRKELEEAGVIFRSISEAVREFPDLVKKWLGKVVPMHDNYFATLNCAVFSDGTFVYIPKGVRCPMELSTYFRINAENTGQFERTLIVADEGSYVSYLEGCTAPMRDENQLHAAVVELVALDDAEIKYSTVQNWYPGDADGKGGIYNFVTKRALCQGRNSKVSWTQVETGSAITWKYPSCVLNGENSVGEFYSVALTNNLQQADTGTKMIHNGKGSRSTIVSKGISAGRSNNTYRGLVRVAPGAEGVRNFTQCDSLLLGDQCGAHTVPYIEVRNPSAQIEHEATTSKISDDQLFYAMQRGLDQESAVSLIVNGFAREVLQQLPMEFAVEAQKLLGISLEGSVG; encoded by the coding sequence ATGACCGAAGAAGCTACCACCGTTCGCAACGCGCAGGCGCAGGAAGCGGCCGACCGCGCGTCCACCTATGAACATGGCTGGTCGTCGGCGATCGAGCAGGATTTCGCGCCCAAGGGGCTGAACGAGGATACGGTCCGCTTCATTTCGGCCAAGAAGAAGGAGCCGCAATGGCTGCTCGACTGGCGGCTGAAGGCGTTCGCCATGTGGCAGACGATGGAAGCGCCCGACTGGGCGAAGCTGAACGTCCCGCCGATCGATTATCAGGACGCCTATTATTATGCCGAGCCGAAGAAGAAGGTGGAGCTGGATTCGCTGGATCAGGTCGATCCTGAGATCCTCGCCACTTATCAGAAGCTGGGCATTCCGATCGCCGAGCAGGAGATGCTGGCCGGGGTGAAGGGCAGCCGCAAGGTCGCGGTCGACGCGGTGTTCGACAGCGTCTCGGTCGCCACCACCTTCCGCAAGGAGCTGGAGGAGGCGGGGGTCATCTTCCGTTCGATCAGCGAGGCGGTGCGCGAATTTCCCGATCTGGTGAAGAAGTGGCTGGGCAAGGTCGTGCCGATGCACGACAATTATTTCGCGACTTTGAACTGCGCGGTCTTTTCCGACGGCACCTTCGTCTACATTCCCAAGGGCGTGCGCTGCCCGATGGAGCTGTCCACCTATTTCCGCATCAACGCGGAAAATACCGGGCAGTTCGAGCGGACCCTGATCGTCGCGGACGAGGGGTCTTACGTCTCCTATCTCGAAGGCTGCACCGCGCCGATGCGCGATGAAAATCAGTTGCACGCGGCGGTCGTGGAACTGGTCGCGCTGGACGATGCCGAGATCAAATATTCGACCGTCCAGAACTGGTATCCCGGTGACGCGGACGGCAAGGGCGGCATCTATAATTTCGTGACCAAGCGGGCGCTGTGCCAGGGGCGCAACAGCAAGGTTTCATGGACGCAGGTGGAGACGGGGTCCGCAATCACCTGGAAATATCCGTCCTGCGTGCTGAATGGCGAGAATAGCGTGGGTGAATTCTATTCCGTCGCGCTCACCAACAATCTGCAACAGGCCGATACCGGCACCAAGATGATCCACAATGGCAAGGGGTCGCGATCGACCATTGTGTCGAAGGGGATTTCGGCGGGCCGGTCGAACAACACCTATCGCGGCCTCGTCCGCGTCGCGCCGGGCGCGGAGGGCGTGCGCAACTTCACCCAGTGCGACAGCCTGCTGCTGGGCGACCAGTGCGGCGCGCACACCGTGCCCTATATCGAGGTGCGCAATCCCAGCGCGCAGATCGAGCATGAGGCGACGACCAGCAAGATCAGCGACGACCAGTTGTTCTACGCGATGCAGCGCGGGCTGGATCAGGAAAGCGCGGTGTCGCTGATCGTGAACGGCTTCGCGCGCGAGGTGCTGCAACAACTGCCGATGGAATTCGCGGTCGAGGCGCAGAAGCTGCTGGGGATTTCGCTGGAGGGGTCGGTTGGATAG
- the sufC gene encoding Fe-S cluster assembly ATPase SufC — MLTIENLTNEIDGKAILKGLSLTINAGEIHAIMGPNGAGKSTLAYTLGGRPNYEVTGGSATFEGADLFDMEPHERAAAGLFLGFQYPVEIPGVSNLQFLRESLNSQRRARGEKELNGGEFIRLAKEKAGLLGLDMEMLKRPVNVGFSGGEKKRAEMVQMGILDPKLAILDETDSGLDIDALKIVGSGINAIMRKPDKAVLLITHYQRLLDYVKPDFVHVLAAGRIVKSGGPELALELEREGYAEVLGAEVAAA; from the coding sequence ATGCTGACGATCGAGAATCTCACCAACGAAATCGACGGCAAGGCGATCCTGAAAGGATTGTCGCTGACCATCAACGCGGGCGAAATCCATGCGATCATGGGGCCGAACGGCGCGGGCAAATCGACGCTGGCCTATACGCTGGGCGGCCGTCCCAACTATGAAGTGACGGGCGGCAGCGCGACCTTCGAAGGAGCCGACCTGTTCGATATGGAGCCGCATGAGCGGGCGGCGGCGGGCCTGTTTCTGGGCTTCCAATATCCGGTCGAGATTCCCGGCGTGTCCAACCTGCAATTTCTGCGCGAAAGCCTGAACAGCCAGCGCCGTGCGCGGGGCGAGAAGGAACTGAACGGCGGCGAATTCATCCGCCTCGCCAAGGAAAAGGCCGGCCTGCTGGGCCTCGACATGGAGATGCTCAAGCGGCCGGTGAATGTCGGCTTTTCGGGCGGCGAGAAGAAGCGCGCCGAAATGGTGCAGATGGGCATTCTCGACCCGAAGCTGGCGATCCTCGACGAAACCGATTCCGGCCTCGACATCGATGCGCTCAAGATTGTGGGGTCGGGCATCAACGCGATCATGCGCAAGCCCGACAAGGCGGTGCTGCTGATCACCCATTATCAGCGGCTGCTCGACTATGTGAAGCCGGACTTCGTGCATGTGCTGGCGGCGGGCCGGATCGTGAAGTCGGGCGGGCCTGAACTGGCGCTGGAACTGGAGCGCGAAGGCTATGCCGAGGTTCTTGGGGCCGAGGTGGCGGCGGCGTGA